Part of the Candidatus Brocadia sinica JPN1 genome, GATGATTTTTACCGATGTGAAATGCATAAGCTGCTGCCATTTCATAAATATCGTTATGTAAGTATTCACCATGAAACGATGCGTGTGGCATTGCAATAGCTGAAGATAAAAGGTTTATATCCCTTATCCCTGGCAAACCTCCATACAATTCTATCTGATTGGTGTGTATAACAACAACTTCGGCAAGGGTCAGAAAAAGGATATTTCTCATCATTCTGCCAACTTTTTCAGTGTTTTTCCGTGTTTTTTATTTACTTTTTCTAAAGCCGCTCTAAACCTCTTTTCTCTATCCTTGTCATGAACTGGCGAAATAATGAGATTTTCCCCATCTGTGGTGATTTCGAGTGGTGTATTCATATCAACCTTGAGAAGTTCCAGGATAGGTTTGTCGATAATTAACGCAGCGCTGTTACCGTGGGGGACCAGATTTTTAAGCATATTATCTCCTGAAATTTGGTATTTTTTAAATTTTAAACGCTACCAGGACACCAAGCTTTGAAGAAAGCCCTGACGACTTAGCAACGGTATAGCAACCGTGAATTTTCTGAACGTATATCATTGTATATACATCGTACTACCACAACATACTTCGTTCAATACATTTTTTCTCACTTCAGTGTTTCCAAATTATTTTTACAGGATAGGCAGGATGTTTTCAGTATATTTTCTTATCCTGTTCATCCTGTCTGTCCCTAAACCTTTTTCCACTCTTTAAAAGCGTGTCCATTTATTTAAACCGGCTGATCTGCAAGTCTCATTTTGACTCTGACAAATTCAAGGAACGCCCTAAAACCCTCCAAAATAGCCAGAGGAAAAGGGGATGCCTCCACATTCATTTGTGACCCGTTATGGAAGTGATATGGATAGGAGGAAACATTGCTCCAATTTTTATCAGGAAAATTATCGTATCGGAAGATAGTGCCATCAGTGTCTGTCACTTCCCAGTGGAAGCCGAATTTATCAGGTAGTTTCTGTGATAGACTGACATCAATGAAACCGTGTTTAACCAGGAAGATTCGCAGTTTATGGTCAACAATCAGGGAATCCTTTACGATATCTGCGAATTCAATCTCTGCAATCTTTCTGAGTTCATCAATCGAAGGCATTAAACCTTCTCCAGAAGTTTTTTTACTTTTTCCCGTTCGGCTTCAAGATTATCAAGGACAAAGTAGTCATCGTAAGCATCCTCTTCGCTGATAAATCCCTCTTTTGCCTTAGAATCCAGTTCAAAGACGTCTTTTACACCATATTTCTTTGCAATGAGAAATATATCTGCCTCTATCTTTGCCAGTTTTTGGTGAAGATATGTCCTCATGCTTTCCCTGAGAAGTTCATCGGGATTCAGGTGAAACTCTTTCGCTATCATATCAATAACAGTCATAAATCGACCTCCAAAGGCATTATATCAAGGCCAATAAGCTTGTACAACTTTATAAAGAAGTGCTATTTTAACAGGGATTAACAGGATAGGCAGGATATTTCAGCATATTTTCCTGTCCTGTTCATCCTGTTCATCCTGTTCATCCCTGTTAACAAAAATTCGTACCTATCCATGTTCATCCTGTGTCTACCTTGCCCTTTTCCCTTCTATTAATAGGATAAAAAGGTGTGTTTCTTCATGCCTGCTTTGAACCACGCTATTTATACTGCCGATTCAACGATAATTTTAGCCTCGCACTGAAATCCTTACCGATGGCATAATGCCATAAAATTAAAAGTTACAAATCTAATAACTCCATCAAATCGTTAAATTGTCGATTTATCCTTTTAATTTTTTCGATAAATTTTACCTCTGCTTGTTCCTTCAAATCTACCTTTAATAAAATATGGAACTTGTTCCGTGTCTTTTCCTCCAGCCATCCACCAATGGGGCAAGGTTGATTCAAGGGGTATATTCTTAAACCGTGAAAGCGTTACAGCCGTACAACCTGATTGTATATTAGTTTTCCATTGTTCCGGCGGCATGTAAACCACAGCTTTCGGTTCAGAGCAGTTTTCCACATTGCCAACTAATGAACACATCGAATCATGTGTTCCCAAATGCCCCAAATTTGTAAGAGCCAATTCTGCCACTTCTGCCACCACACGATGTTCTTCAGGAATTCCCACATAAACGGTAGTTTGCCCTTCAACCAAGCCGTACTCACGAGTTCCCTGGTTAATGTTGGTCAATCCAAGACGAGGGTTTTGCTTGTCATACTTGTCTGTCTCATACCTCCTTAATTGATGGAATGCCCTGAAAAATATGACTCCATCAGGCGCATCAACTACAACATTGCAATGGTGAACAACACCGAGAAAAGATTTTGCCTCGCTTTCTTTTCCTAAAGAAAATAGAGTTGAAGCAATTCCAAGCAAGACGGTTGTTGGTGAAACAACCGGCGACCCCATTGCTGATGCAAAGGCAGAGCGTGGATCACGGTAGGCGTAGGTATGGAACTTATACGCTGCCTTGAGCCAACTTAATGGAAGTCCTGGAACTGTCACAGCAGGTTCAGGATTTGGTTTGCCCTTTTTTCTCGACATTATTATTTCCCTCTATTTTGGATTTAATCTGAGGTATAGTACTTATTAGTTGCTGTGCATCTTTAAATGTCCATACCCATGTATCAGCATTTGGATTGTCCATATTCTCATTTTTATCATTTGCCAAGTTCTTCATTGTTTCTGCATAGGACGGCTCTGCCTGCACAGGCTTATCATTATTAGTTAAATCCACCTTTATCGGCGAAGTAAACGGCGCTGTTCTGGCAGAGGTCAAAAGAATTGCCCCTTTTGTTAGAAATACATGGGGCGCCCATCCTGCTGTTTTTGCGCCCGTTGGTGAGGCAATAAAGTTTATTATCGCTTCAATAAGTGCTATTTGACGCTTTTTCTGGTCTTGTTCGGTTACGGCAAGACGCGGTTTATTGTTTTGCAAATACCAATAGTCATCAGTTCCAATACGGTGCAGATCAGCTCGAATGACGCCACCATAAGTATTGGAGCGCATAGATTGAGCATAGCGACTATTCATTGAAGCCGAATCACGAAATGCAGAATGTTGAGTAACAGTTAAGTCTTGAGGATTTTCGCTAATCAGCCAAGCCACATCAAAGCAGGATTCTCTTTTCACAGGGTCAACGCTTCCAAGCGTGGCGCAACACCGATTAATGTAATCGCTTTCTGCCACATAATCGCCTGCATTGGCACCACCTTGCGCATCTTTCCATGCGGCAAGAAAACCACCGGCATCAAGGACAGCACATTTTTCTATTGCTGCTCTAACGCTTGAAAAAAGGTTGTTTGCGTCGAGCGTAACAGCGGCGGCGTTATTATTTCTTGCAGCCGAACGGATTCCAATTGGGCCTCTATCTGGATGCAAACCTTCGCTCAATGGCAGCATTGCAATTGTTTGGCTCCGGCAAATATCAACAAAATTTTCCAAAATATGTCGCCTGATAATTTCACCACTTATTCCATCATAAGTCACGCTGCCAACATCAATACGACGGGGCTGCATCAAATTACTTCCGTCAGCCCCCTCATTGTTTAAGGCATGAAAACCAAGCCCCAAGCGATAGGCAAAAGATATGCTCCATAGTTTCATTGTTGTTCCTCCTCTTTTGAATTATTTATTTCAGAGGCATCTGCATCTGAAATCTCTGGTTCCGACTCTTTCGGTTTATATGTACTCTCTTGAATTAGATACATCCTGAACAGATCACGGAAAGTCTCGAAGTCACGTCCCTCTCCAATGCTTGCCAATAACGCTGAAGGGTTGTAGTCTTCTTTCCTGTGAACTGTTCCAATTTGTCCATGCTCACGATGTCCTTGTTCGAGAAGAATTAAAGCCCTTTCCCGGAAGGCTCTTGCTGAAGGTGCAGAACGAAGCATAACAACTTCGTCATACCACACCTTGCCCTTTTCACCCTCACCAGCCTTGCTCTGTCGTGCAAAATAGATGGCTGATGCCACGGCTTTTGCAAACTTGCGTACCGCCTCATGATCCCCTTTCCAATCCCCATAGCTCATGCTAAACACCTCCTTTACATATTCCTGTTTTATGAAAATGTGTGAATATCCTTTAGCCTTCAATCGTTCCTGTGATGTAATCATTGACGATAAATGCTTCCCCACCGGTTGCATCAGCCAATAAGCCATTGCAAGGGCATCAGAAGCAAATTCTGTAGCCTTATAATCTCTTCCCTTCTTACTCCACCCCTTGCCTACTAACGTTCTAAAGATACGATATCCATGAACTGCGAAATCAGCAGTCTCAATTTTGTCTATGGCTGTTGATTTTATTGAAATCAAGCCAGAATAGTTATCGCTTCGTTGACTTCCCAAGTTAGTGTTAAAAGCGACCGCAGACAACCTTTTTTCGTAGCCTTCCGAAAAAAGCGATGATTTAAGGGACAACAAAGCTAATGCCTGCGAGCAGATAACATTTGGCAATCCAAGCCAGGCACGTAAAGGGCTTACGACTTTGGATAGATCAATTCGTCCCTCAAACACGGGTAAAAATAAAATGTTTCCTAAACTTTCCGTTCTCTTCTTCCCGGCAAAGGCAAGCAATCCTTGACCTAATGGAATGTTAGCCTTACACTCAGGTTTGGATGTCTGACCCGTTTGTAAAGTTTCGTAACTGTATGCCGATATGCCCCTGATTCCTGTCTGTAATGCCGAGTCATATCTCTTTTCTCCTTCTATGGAATAACTCTCAGAAATGATTTGTTTCTTGAATAAATGTGGTTGCAGATGATTACTGCAATACTCTTTGGCATCCGGCCGTTTCTTGTCCCACACTTGTTTAAATGCGCTTTCATCACGGCCATCCAAATGGGAGCGTCTCCTTCCGGTAATTTCCCACTCCTTCCCAGCGTCATAGATTGTAACATCCTCCCGCAATCCAATGTATAAATCAATAGCTCCATAAAGTTGTAATACATCAAAGAACGGCAAGCCGGTCTTTGGGACAGACAATGTAACCGGCTTTCCTCCAAAGTCCTTTAGAGTTGACGATGCCTTTGACCAATCAAAAGTCATCATAGTTCTTCCCTCCACATCTCCAAATCCTCCCCTGCGGCGTCCTCCCTGTCAGCCAAAAGAATTGCACGACCGACAAGGGCATAGATGGGAAAGAGGTCTACATTCGGTAATAATAGCGGCACATCTTCCGGTGAGGGAGTTTTCTTTGCGGCTTCAAGGATTTCACCGGATTGGTTTAATATTGTTTCAGAGTCAGAAACGGCTTTTAAGACATCTTTTATAA contains:
- a CDS encoding type II toxin-antitoxin system death-on-curing family toxin — its product is MMRNILFLTLAEVVVIHTNQIELYGGLPGIRDINLLSSAIAMPHASFHGEYLHNDIYEMAAAYAFHIGKNHPFVDGNKRTALVSTLVFLELNGISISDPQGKLYDAMLDLSTGKLNKSEFASVLRKLKD
- a CDS encoding toxin-antitoxin system TumE family protein, producing the protein MPSIDELRKIAEIEFADIVKDSLIVDHKLRIFLVKHGFIDVSLSQKLPDKFGFHWEVTDTDGTIFRYDNFPDKNWSNVSSYPYHFHNGSQMNVEASPFPLAILEGFRAFLEFVRVKMRLADQPV